The Porites lutea chromosome 7, jaPorLute2.1, whole genome shotgun sequence genome includes the window TGTTCTCCGTAAGGGAttgtaatattttcttttacagGAGGTGTAAGCCATGTTTCCCCACTGCCACCAATATCCAAACCTGTAGCATTTGATATTGTACTAGGAAGAAGTGACTCGGATAATAAGCTGGTGCCACTGACTAACAGACCACCCCGCAGACTACAGGTAAATACCTATATACCATGTGTTACAGTTACACCTAAAAATCTCAAACTGTCATTTCACAATTATTAGTCTAGGCTCCCAAGGTTCTTTTGGCTCCTCTTGCAGTCCTTCCCCATGTCTGCATAGGAGACTCACTTGGATCTAAAGAGATATCTAGACAGATCTAAAGAAAATCCCTTGAAGCTCATGGCCAGTAAGTTTTTGATATCCCAAAGACGGCCCACATATAAAGTGGGCAGatgttttttgtaatttatgaaATTAATAGAGGTGAGCTCTGTGAAAAATAAGAGGAaacgaaaataataaaattaatattagcAGTTTTATGATAttattgtatatatatatgttacTTATTTTTACATGCCTCACTGTGAGAGTGTAAAATTAATTCTCTTTTTTGTGACAAATTATTTACACCAAGTATAAACTTGCATATTCTCTCaggtataataattattattcaattACTTTTGGCcatattaattttatagaaaATTGAGAGTGCACCAGTATTGACAAGAGAAGCTCTGGAACAGAAACAAGCTGCCGCTgaacaaaacagacaaaaggTAAGATTGTTGAATTATTCACTGCCCTTTGTTTATTGCACTCTGACCTGAGTCCAGACTAGTCAGAGTGGTCTGCTGGTGTATGTTAGGTAAGTGCCCATGTATCTCGGCTGAGTGGTTCtgtaaacttgttttgcagctgTTTTAATATTTAATGGTCTGTAATGCATTACACTGTGTCTTTTCCATAAAGCCGGTTAATATACTATTATCAAACAATAGTCTGCAAAGTGTCCCAGGGTGTAAACAACACTTCAATTTATTTGCATTTAATGCTTTGTGGAAATTTTAAGGCTTGGAAATtcagcatgggattttttggggggttaattTTCGGTCCCGGACTTTTTGATTTATTGCcgccattcgatcatccccatCACTTGAAATACAGAGTACCCGTGGGACAGTGATGCTATTACTGACCTTTTGATGCCGTAATTAGTAACCACAGCAATCAGTTACCACGGCAATAGAAAATGTAGAGTCACTGTGACATGTTTCTCTCAAAGgataatttcattttgattCTAGGAACTTGAGAAGAAAGTTAAACTGATGTCTAAAAGACGATCAGAACTTCTCATAGCAAGGGAAATGGACAAAGCCCAAAGACAAAAAGCAGAGGTAAGgtgttttttgattttttttcttaacattttttttaacacattAAATCATTATTGTTCTTGGTTACACTGCATTAAAACACCTTCAAAATTTGATTgactaattttttttgattttttaatcaATGCATAGCTGGAGGAAAGGCTTGCTGCATCTgataaaaagagagaaaaaacccAGGCTGAAAtaatagcaaaacaaaagaaaagggaagaGAAAGCCAAGAAAGTACGCTTAAGAGCCAAACAAATGAAGGACGGTGACGATGTCGTTGGCTTGGATGTGGATCATGATGAGACATATAATGCTGATGAGGAAGGTATATTAATTTACTAATTAGAAGCATTTATGATGGTTATGAATTCTCACCGGGAGCCCCCACTCAAATGCCCCAGGTTGAGATAAGTTCTGGGAAGATGCGAGCCCAGAGGGGGAAAGGAGTGGGAGCAAGATTTATTACTAACGTGAAAGAGCAAGCCATTGCACACTGTGGGGAGGAGCATGTCTGGTAGATATAACCCTTATAAACTGACAGATCCATTATGTTAagtttgttttgtatttcaaGGTTCAGTACAGTAGTAATGGTGCTAATAATGATTGACAGAAGTAAAAAAGGCAACTGACTTTAGACGTTATATTGAAAAGCACAGTTAATGTTCTTTCACATCATCCACTCATATTTGAATATGTAAAAGCCTCAATCATGGCTAACAGGAAAATAAATATCACCAATCACAATTTACAGCCACACCAGGTCAAGTACCCCCATATATTTCATtgatgaattgattatttgacaAATGAATCCATTAGTCGTGGCTGGAACTTAAGTATCAAAGTCAAATCTGCACTCCTGCATGGGTAGTGAATTTTGGCTACAACTTCTCaatatttggtcagattgaaaattctttgaatggataaaattgctttgaagacatttacatcaaatttaaGTAACTTGAGTTGGCAGAAATTTCGTGTGAACTCATTGCTCATTAATTACACCAGCaggaatgcagagatgaataTGAAATTTACAACTACTAATGGAGTCAACTTTCCAATAATAAAATCTTAAATGGAATCTATGGAGTGATACTTGTCCTGGCTTGACTATAAGTTTATTAAACCCATAAGTGACTTATTCTTCACAGATGAATCATGGGATATCACCACACCCCCGAGCCATGAAAGTGGAAGCGGTGAGCTGGATGATCATAACAATAATCAAACACTTGATGACACAGAATTTGCTGAGCCTCAGATAAAGAAGAGTGAGCACAGAACAGAGAACCAAGACCAGAACCTTAATGACGTGCATGACTTCTTTGATTCATGACAGTAAATAAAAtgtgtaaaaattaatattagtaGCGTTAATTGATTGATAGTAATTGAACTATCAATCTTACTGCAATCTAAGATGTGGAAAGTCTGCTTTTTTGAATGATTAATTTAGCAAACCACTGGACAAGGTATTAACTGGTAGTAATTGACATGTAGTTGTAACTGAGTCATTGAGAATATCATCATGTCCACAATATTACATTTATACATTGACCACCAGTTCCCTAACTTGCTTGGTAATAAGCAGACTGACCACATCaatattttttatcaaaatcaatatttttatttatacattTTAATACAGTTCAAATATTTTAACGAGATAAAAGGGTCGGTTAATATATTCAGTCAATATTCATTCTTACTATACATGCCAATCTTTGATTTCTGCTTTAagtcttgttttcttgtttttaattgaccagatgttaaaaaaatgttaatatttatttttggtttCTGTCAGAAAGTAGATTTGTGACATAACATTAATTGACTTGAATCACTATTATGTGTAATGTTCAGTACATAAACACTGTCAACTGTACCTtagtttgataaaaaaaagtttaattgTACGCAAGTGTGAGAATACTAAACCACTCTGAATACAGTTTTATTCATTACAGTGTCCTTTGTACTTTCTCTACAtctaatcgttttttttttagtttacagtGTACATGGTGAAATTCCCTTCACCTCTTGGGTTTGAAGTGTCAAGTAAGGCTTGCCTGGACAAGAATTAATCATATTCCATAGAGCAATTCTACAGTTAGTGAATTCAAACACTCTTTCTCTTAAATAAGTACGCTGAAATGTTTATTGCAATACAacattaatttatattttttaatgtgaaattttaaaaaaaatagtattttgaGATAATTTTTCCAGTATGTCATCTTCTCATTTTCCTGTCACCATTTTGACTGTAATGGGCTGAAATACAAgaaacattaaaattaaaagaatgACTTAAAAATGACAAGTAATATATAGTGAATTTGCAAATGCAACTTTAAATTCATAAAGGCCATTGATGGGTTTTAGCTTATACAAATGCATGtgacttgtttatttttgttaaagCCCAAACAAGAATAGTAAACCAGGGTCCacacaaaaaattgcaaccactttttaaggacttttcaaagacttttcaaggaccacatttgATTTTCAAGGACACCCTACCAGGAATGTAATgtcacagattgtacaaaaatgcataTTCCCAGTCCATTCTTATAGGACTTtaaaggcttgaactgtttgctccaccaacttctctacactttttcatttcacttgtcttaaattaATAGCTAA containing:
- the LOC140942865 gene encoding uncharacterized protein, with the translated sequence MGCGASKVTPQSGEDTKPLNTSTKTIDHDVRPNGHANGKIHHRPKSSNDKEVKVSKTVEESKAVHNGGIHLNSLGNKDVFHKQSFDKQADDTVTAENGGVSHVSPLPPISKPVAFDIVLGRSDSDNKLVPLTNRPPRRLQKIESAPVLTREALEQKQAAAEQNRQKELEKKVKLMSKRRSELLIAREMDKAQRQKAELEERLAASDKKREKTQAEIIAKQKKREEKAKKVRLRAKQMKDGDDVVGLDVDHDETYNADEEDESWDITTPPSHESGSGELDDHNNNQTLDDTEFAEPQIKKSEHRTENQDQNLNDVHDFFDS